The following proteins come from a genomic window of Streptomyces sp. NBC_00539:
- a CDS encoding APC family permease: MNDTSNPDSDAERLQALGYRQELRRSLGILGNISMGFAVVSPVVALYAVSMVGTTVAGPMWVWALPLVLVGQCLVVNVYAELTSQWPLAGGPYQWGRRLLGPAFGWLGGWVWQFAVMFGNTTVAYLAAPWVYALFGAVPTPGGLVAVAVAILLVCMVVNAYGITILRWFVSLGIAAEAVASVLVGLVLLLFFREHGFPLFTQTLGAEALSGGSAVAGFLAAVAVAGWAFIGFDACVSTAEETKDAGRQVPRAMWWALLSVGAVVILNAMAVALAHPHPEAVVAGQDIDPVTTAVVHAFGGWSDKPFVVVVLTGFLACAMASQGGAARGLFSLARDGVFPFSRHVRKVNGRKAPIGGLVASTLISGSALALGLNATAIGSLISFGTAATYLPFFLVSLAALLARLRGSWVPSGHIRLGAKGTFLNVLAVAWTAFEVVNVCWPRTVLAPPDAPWYQVWAALLGTGVVLVTGLVYLAVRRPHDRLRDADGDGNGNGAAAVPPLAEGLEAAVEGP; encoded by the coding sequence ATGAACGACACGTCGAACCCCGATTCGGACGCCGAGCGGCTGCAGGCGCTCGGCTACCGCCAGGAGCTGCGGCGCAGCCTGGGCATCCTCGGAAACATCTCGATGGGGTTCGCGGTGGTCTCCCCCGTCGTGGCCCTGTACGCCGTCTCCATGGTGGGGACCACGGTGGCCGGCCCGATGTGGGTGTGGGCACTGCCGCTGGTACTCGTCGGCCAGTGCCTGGTCGTCAACGTCTACGCGGAACTGACCTCCCAGTGGCCCCTGGCCGGCGGCCCCTACCAGTGGGGCCGCCGGCTGCTGGGCCCGGCGTTCGGCTGGCTGGGCGGCTGGGTCTGGCAGTTCGCCGTCATGTTCGGCAACACCACGGTGGCGTACCTCGCGGCGCCCTGGGTGTACGCGCTCTTCGGGGCCGTCCCGACGCCCGGCGGGCTGGTCGCGGTGGCCGTCGCCATCCTGCTCGTGTGCATGGTGGTCAACGCCTACGGGATCACCATCCTGCGCTGGTTCGTGTCGCTCGGCATCGCCGCCGAAGCGGTCGCCTCCGTACTGGTGGGCCTGGTCCTCCTGTTGTTCTTCCGCGAACACGGCTTCCCGCTGTTCACGCAGACGCTCGGCGCCGAGGCGCTGTCCGGGGGATCCGCCGTCGCCGGGTTCCTCGCGGCCGTGGCCGTCGCGGGCTGGGCGTTCATCGGGTTCGACGCCTGCGTGTCGACCGCGGAGGAGACCAAGGACGCCGGCCGTCAGGTACCGCGTGCCATGTGGTGGGCGCTGCTGAGCGTGGGCGCCGTGGTCATCCTCAACGCGATGGCCGTCGCGCTCGCGCACCCGCACCCCGAGGCGGTGGTGGCCGGTCAGGACATCGACCCCGTCACGACCGCCGTGGTGCACGCGTTCGGCGGCTGGTCGGACAAGCCGTTCGTGGTGGTGGTGCTGACCGGGTTCCTGGCCTGCGCGATGGCGTCCCAGGGCGGCGCGGCCCGCGGGCTGTTCTCGCTCGCCCGCGACGGGGTCTTCCCGTTCTCCCGGCACGTGCGCAAGGTCAACGGGCGCAAGGCCCCGATCGGCGGGCTCGTCGCCTCGACCCTCATCAGCGGGAGCGCGCTCGCCCTCGGGCTCAACGCCACCGCCATCGGCAGCCTCATCTCCTTCGGGACCGCCGCGACGTACCTGCCCTTCTTCCTCGTCTCGCTCGCCGCGCTCCTCGCCCGGCTGCGCGGGAGCTGGGTGCCCTCCGGCCACATCCGGCTGGGCGCCAAGGGCACCTTCCTGAACGTGCTCGCCGTGGCCTGGACGGCCTTCGAGGTGGTGAACGTCTGCTGGCCGCGCACGGTCCTGGCGCCGCCGGACGCCCCCTGGTACCAGGTGTGGGCCGCCCTGCTCGGCACGGGCGTGGTGCTGGTCACGGGCCTGGTCTACCTGGCCGTCCGCCGCCCGCACGACCGGCTCCGCGACGCGGACGGCGACGGCAACGGCAACGGCGCGGCCGCCGTACCACCCCTCGCCGAAGGGCTGGAAGCCGCCGTCGAGGGCCCCTGA
- a CDS encoding agmatine deiminase family protein: protein MEQPRPTRRAFCTTALTAAATVMLTSRGAGPAAALPSTGTWTVPAEWEAHSGCVMSWPWDRTDGWGGLLPQVQAEVAAVAKAIARFETVLMFAEPGTTADARRLCGPSVTVVEYPVNDCWTRDTGPVFARDAGRTQLTGLDFRFNGWGNKYPYDKDDLLPVGVCSYLSVPRRPVDLVLEGGSVITDGQGTLITTEECLLNPNRNPGMTRAQIEAALLAAYGATKVIWLPYGLDNDLITNGHVDLVASYLGPARVLLHTQPDTSSPNHARMEANRAVLQAATDACGRRFQIEELHQQPHFRVNGALVDTFSYTNYYLTGAAVVVPTAQEPDDAAALSRYAGLFPGREIVGVPARTLAWGGGGIHCITQHVPAVS from the coding sequence ATGGAACAGCCCCGCCCCACCCGCCGCGCGTTCTGTACGACCGCACTCACCGCAGCCGCGACCGTCATGCTCACCTCCCGCGGCGCCGGCCCGGCCGCGGCCCTGCCGTCCACCGGTACCTGGACGGTCCCCGCCGAGTGGGAGGCCCACTCCGGCTGCGTCATGTCCTGGCCCTGGGACCGCACCGACGGCTGGGGCGGGCTGCTCCCCCAGGTGCAGGCCGAGGTGGCCGCCGTCGCCAAGGCCATCGCCCGCTTCGAGACGGTCCTGATGTTCGCCGAACCCGGCACGACCGCCGATGCCCGCCGCCTGTGCGGGCCCTCGGTGACCGTCGTCGAGTACCCGGTCAACGACTGCTGGACCCGCGACACCGGACCGGTCTTCGCGAGGGACGCCGGCCGCACCCAGCTCACCGGCCTGGACTTCCGGTTCAACGGCTGGGGCAACAAGTACCCGTACGACAAGGACGACCTGCTGCCCGTCGGCGTCTGCTCCTACCTCTCCGTGCCGCGCCGGCCGGTGGACCTGGTACTGGAGGGCGGCTCCGTCATCACCGACGGCCAGGGCACCCTCATCACCACCGAGGAATGCCTGCTCAACCCGAACCGCAACCCCGGGATGACCCGCGCCCAGATCGAGGCGGCGCTGCTCGCGGCGTACGGGGCGACCAAGGTGATCTGGCTGCCGTACGGACTGGACAACGACCTCATCACCAACGGTCACGTCGACCTCGTCGCCTCCTACCTCGGCCCGGCCAGGGTCCTGCTGCACACCCAGCCCGACACCTCCAGCCCCAACCACGCCCGCATGGAGGCCAACCGGGCCGTGCTCCAGGCCGCCACCGACGCCTGCGGACGGCGTTTCCAGATCGAGGAGCTCCACCAGCAGCCGCACTTCCGGGTGAACGGCGCGCTCGTGGACACGTTCAGCTACACGAACTACTACCTGACCGGCGCCGCCGTCGTCGTCCCCACGGCGCAGGAGCCGGACGACGCAGCGGCACTGTCCCGGTACGCCGGGCTGTTCCCGGGCCGGGAGATCGTCGGCGTCCCGGCCCGCACCCTGGCCTGGGGCGGCGGCGGTATCCACTGCATCACCCAGCACGTCCCCGCGGTGTCCTGA
- the glpK gene encoding glycerol kinase GlpK, producing MADFVGAVDQGTTSTRFMIFDHAGNEVAKHQLEHAQILPRSGWVEHDPVEIWERTNSVIQNALRHGNLTPADLAAIGITNQRETTVVWDPRNGRPYYNAIVWQDTRTDSIAAALDRSGQGDTIRRKAGLPPATYFSGGKIQWILENVDGVREAAEQGHALFGNTDCWVLWNLTGGPDGGIHATDVTNASRTMLMNLETLDWDEELLGFFGVPRAMLPKINPSSHREAYGETRTSRPLRAAIPITGVLGDQQAATVGQVCYAPGEAKNTYGTGNFLVLNTGTELVRSQHGLLTTVAYQFGDSPAIYALEGSIAVTGSAVQWLRDQMKIIKDAAESERLARTVEDNGGMYFVPAFSGLFAPYWRSDARGAIVGLARYNDSGHLARATLEAICYQSRDVVEAMEQDSGVHLDVLKVDGGVTANDLCMQIQADVLGVPVSRPVVAETTALGAAYAAGLATGFWGDTDELRTHWQESKRWEPQWSEDQRQEGYAGWKKAVERTLDWAKVE from the coding sequence ATGGCGGACTTCGTCGGCGCGGTGGACCAGGGAACCACCAGCACCCGTTTCATGATCTTCGACCACGCCGGGAACGAAGTGGCGAAGCACCAACTGGAACACGCCCAGATCCTCCCGCGGTCGGGGTGGGTCGAACACGACCCCGTCGAGATCTGGGAACGCACCAACTCGGTGATCCAGAACGCCTTGCGGCACGGCAACCTCACCCCCGCCGACCTCGCGGCGATCGGCATCACCAACCAGCGCGAGACGACCGTGGTGTGGGACCCCCGCAACGGCCGCCCGTACTACAACGCCATCGTCTGGCAGGACACCCGCACCGACTCCATCGCCGCCGCCCTCGACCGCTCGGGTCAGGGCGACACCATCCGCCGCAAGGCCGGCCTCCCGCCGGCCACGTACTTCTCCGGCGGCAAGATCCAGTGGATCCTGGAGAACGTCGACGGCGTGCGCGAGGCGGCCGAGCAGGGCCATGCCCTCTTCGGCAACACGGACTGCTGGGTCCTGTGGAACCTCACCGGAGGACCCGACGGCGGGATCCACGCGACCGACGTCACCAACGCCAGCCGCACGATGCTGATGAACCTCGAAACCCTGGACTGGGACGAGGAACTGCTCGGCTTCTTCGGCGTCCCCCGGGCCATGCTGCCCAAGATCAACCCCTCCTCGCACCGCGAGGCCTACGGGGAGACCCGCACCTCCCGCCCCCTGCGCGCCGCGATCCCCATCACCGGGGTCCTTGGCGACCAGCAGGCGGCGACGGTCGGGCAGGTCTGCTACGCGCCCGGCGAGGCCAAGAACACCTACGGCACCGGCAACTTCCTGGTGCTCAACACCGGTACGGAACTGGTCCGCTCGCAGCACGGCCTGCTGACCACGGTGGCCTACCAGTTCGGTGACAGCCCCGCGATCTACGCCCTGGAGGGTTCCATCGCGGTCACCGGTTCCGCCGTGCAGTGGCTGCGCGACCAGATGAAGATCATCAAGGATGCCGCCGAGAGCGAGCGGCTGGCCCGCACCGTCGAGGACAACGGCGGCATGTACTTCGTGCCGGCCTTCTCGGGCCTGTTCGCCCCGTACTGGCGCTCCGACGCCCGCGGCGCGATCGTCGGCCTGGCCCGGTACAACGACAGCGGCCATCTGGCCCGGGCCACCCTCGAAGCCATCTGCTACCAGAGCCGCGACGTGGTCGAGGCCATGGAGCAGGACTCCGGGGTCCACCTCGACGTGCTCAAGGTGGACGGCGGCGTCACGGCCAACGACCTGTGCATGCAGATCCAGGCGGACGTCCTCGGCGTCCCCGTCAGCCGCCCGGTCGTCGCCGAGACGACCGCTCTCGGCGCCGCCTACGCGGCCGGCCTGGCCACCGGCTTCTGGGGCGACACGGACGAACTGCGCACGCACTGGCAGGAGTCCAAGCGCTGGGAGCCCCAGTGGTCGGAGGACCAGCGCCAGGAAGGGTACGCGGGCTGGAAGAAGGCGGTGGAACGCACGCTGGACTGGGCGAAGGTCGAATAG
- a CDS encoding MIP/aquaporin family protein yields MAERLKKSGLIGELSAEFAGTMILILFGVGVVAQVVAGGGLTDPPGGLGNHDSIAWAWGLGVTLGVYVAARLSGAHLNPAVTVALAAFKGFPWSKVAPYALAQTAGAFVAALLVRWNYSEALSTIDPTHTKTQGVFSTLPANGNPNLPVTEWGALRDQIIGTAILLFLILAITDLLGTPPGANLAPFIIGLVVVAIGMAWGTDAGYAINPARDFGPRLASFITGYGNAWRDQYGNIYFWVPIIGPFIGGLVGAALYKVFIGRFLPTAEPEPPGRVPTPEGPEA; encoded by the coding sequence ATGGCTGAGCGGCTGAAGAAATCAGGTTTGATCGGCGAACTGTCGGCCGAATTCGCGGGCACCATGATCCTGATCCTTTTCGGGGTCGGCGTGGTGGCCCAGGTGGTGGCAGGAGGAGGCCTCACGGATCCCCCGGGCGGCCTCGGCAACCACGACAGCATCGCCTGGGCATGGGGCCTCGGCGTCACCCTCGGTGTCTACGTCGCGGCACGCCTCAGCGGCGCGCACCTCAACCCCGCGGTCACCGTGGCGCTCGCGGCGTTCAAGGGGTTCCCCTGGAGCAAGGTCGCCCCGTACGCCCTCGCGCAGACGGCCGGCGCCTTCGTGGCCGCGCTTCTGGTGCGATGGAACTACAGCGAGGCGCTCTCGACGATCGACCCCACGCACACGAAGACGCAAGGCGTCTTCTCCACCCTCCCCGCCAACGGCAACCCCAATCTGCCGGTGACGGAATGGGGGGCGCTGCGTGACCAGATCATCGGCACGGCGATCCTGCTGTTCCTGATCCTGGCCATCACGGACCTGTTGGGCACGCCTCCCGGCGCCAACCTGGCCCCGTTCATCATCGGCCTGGTCGTCGTGGCGATCGGCATGGCCTGGGGTACCGACGCCGGTTACGCGATCAACCCCGCCCGCGACTTCGGGCCCCGTCTGGCGAGCTTCATCACGGGCTACGGGAACGCGTGGCGAGATCAGTACGGCAACATCTACTTCTGGGTCCCGATCATCGGTCCGTTCATCGGCGGCCTGGTCGGAGCGGCCCTCTACAAGGTCTTCATCGGCCGGTTCCTGCCGACCGCCGAGCCGGAGCCCCCCGGACGCGTGCCGACCCCGGAGGGACCGGAGGCGTGA
- a CDS encoding TetR family transcriptional regulator, with protein MSQTAGARQLQRLKTRRALLDAALALLEEQSLGSLGLREVARAAGVAPTAFYRHFRDIEDLGIALVDEALENLHATVRSTLATSGDAEQRIATAVELMAALVRSYPAHIRFIVRERHGGVRRVREAVTGQLDAFTVEVAESLGSDPLGVGWSRDDLLMLARLYVDHMVMTASAFLAASLEDSEWDAVSRTALRQLRLIHAGRVHWVPAAPAGPRDGVPDTSA; from the coding sequence ATGAGTCAGACCGCCGGAGCCCGCCAACTGCAACGCCTCAAGACCCGCCGGGCCCTGCTCGACGCCGCCCTGGCCCTCCTGGAGGAGCAGAGCCTCGGCAGCCTCGGCCTGCGCGAGGTGGCCCGCGCGGCCGGTGTGGCGCCGACCGCCTTCTACCGCCACTTCCGCGACATCGAGGACCTCGGCATCGCGCTGGTGGACGAGGCGCTGGAGAACCTGCACGCCACGGTCCGCTCCACCCTCGCCACCTCGGGCGACGCCGAGCAACGCATCGCCACGGCGGTGGAGTTGATGGCCGCCTTGGTGCGCTCCTACCCCGCGCACATCCGCTTCATCGTCCGGGAACGGCACGGGGGCGTACGCCGGGTCCGCGAGGCGGTGACGGGGCAGCTCGACGCGTTCACGGTCGAAGTGGCCGAAAGCCTCGGGTCCGACCCGCTCGGCGTCGGCTGGAGCCGTGACGACCTCCTGATGCTGGCCCGGCTCTACGTCGACCACATGGTGATGACGGCTTCCGCGTTCCTGGCGGCCTCCCTGGAGGACAGCGAGTGGGACGCGGTCAGCCGCACCGCCCTGCGCCAGCTGCGGCTCATCCACGCGGGCCGGGTGCACTGGGTTCCGGCGGCGCCGGCCGGGCCGCGTGACGGCGTACCGGACACAAGCGCCTGA
- a CDS encoding NAD(P)-dependent alcohol dehydrogenase: MSTAKAYVATSASEPLVPATVERRGVGPRDVLIDIKYCGICHSDIHHVRGEWGPVTYPVAPGHEIAGVVAEVGPEVTRHAVGDRVGVGCMVDSCRECPPCRSGEEQYCLNGTVFTYGSTDRDGTSTNGGYTTHIVVTEDFVLSLPEGLALDEAAPLMCAGITTYSPLKRWGAGSGKKVAVVGLGGLGHMGVKLAHAMGAEVTVLSQSLKKQADGLRLGADDYYATSDPGTFEHLAGRFDVILNTVSAQLDLDAYLSLLALDGAMVNVGAPPEPLAVHAFTLMSRRRSFAGSMIGGIAETQEMLNFCAGHGVAAEIEPIPAGKINEAYERVLGSDVRYRFVIDIATLG, translated from the coding sequence ATGAGCACCGCCAAGGCCTACGTCGCCACCTCCGCGAGCGAACCGCTCGTCCCGGCCACCGTCGAACGGCGCGGTGTCGGGCCGCGAGACGTCCTGATCGACATCAAGTACTGCGGCATCTGCCACTCCGACATCCACCACGTGCGCGGCGAGTGGGGCCCGGTGACCTACCCCGTCGCCCCCGGCCACGAGATCGCGGGGGTCGTGGCCGAGGTCGGCCCGGAGGTCACCCGGCACGCCGTCGGGGACCGGGTCGGCGTCGGCTGCATGGTCGACTCCTGCCGCGAGTGCCCGCCGTGCCGCTCGGGCGAGGAGCAGTACTGCCTCAACGGGACCGTCTTCACCTACGGCTCCACCGACCGGGACGGCACCAGCACCAACGGCGGCTACACCACCCACATCGTCGTCACCGAGGACTTCGTCCTCTCGCTCCCCGAGGGGCTCGCCCTCGACGAGGCCGCCCCCCTCATGTGCGCCGGCATCACGACCTACTCGCCGCTCAAGCGCTGGGGCGCCGGCAGCGGCAAGAAGGTGGCCGTCGTCGGCCTCGGCGGGCTCGGTCACATGGGCGTCAAGCTGGCCCACGCCATGGGGGCCGAGGTGACCGTGCTGTCCCAGTCCCTCAAGAAGCAGGCCGACGGACTGCGCCTGGGCGCCGACGACTACTACGCCACCAGCGACCCCGGCACCTTCGAGCACCTCGCGGGCCGCTTCGACGTCATCTTGAACACGGTGAGCGCCCAGCTCGACCTCGACGCCTACCTCTCGCTCCTCGCCCTCGACGGTGCGATGGTCAACGTCGGCGCACCGCCGGAACCGCTGGCCGTCCACGCGTTCACCCTCATGTCCAGGCGCCGCTCCTTCGCCGGCTCGATGATCGGCGGCATCGCCGAGACCCAGGAGATGCTCAACTTCTGCGCCGGGCACGGCGTCGCCGCGGAAATCGAACCGATCCCCGCCGGGAAGATCAACGAGGCGTACGAGCGCGTCCTCGGCTCCGACGTCCGCTACCGCTTCGTGATCGACATCGCGACGCTGGGCTGA
- a CDS encoding AIR synthase-related protein produces the protein MAFVTYTHDWDAAQAGFGPHAPTLVEEALAPSHAGPEPAPRAVTRTYVVDPPFFGNGDIGRVAVCGAVNELAATGAEPRHIALALVLEAGLPMDLVRRLTASVRAAAAEAGVTIAAVDTQVVRAGEADRVFVTATAFGVPGGPPLGARLVRPGDRILVTGPLGSHAAHLVSLRDGLGYEHHVPSDCAPLADLLRAARPGVHHARTVTAGGLAEVLRRTAAGRGLTLRVDEAALPVRYEARVALAARGLAPLDAACAGCLCLFVPPERAGEVLAAVRAHPYGSQAAVVGEVTADPMGEVEYLTPEGSVRSHTVAPGSLPQRLL, from the coding sequence ATGGCTTTCGTGACGTACACACACGACTGGGACGCGGCCCAGGCCGGGTTCGGCCCGCACGCGCCGACGCTGGTCGAGGAGGCCCTCGCGCCGAGCCACGCGGGCCCCGAGCCCGCTCCGCGGGCCGTCACCAGGACGTACGTGGTCGACCCGCCCTTCTTCGGCAACGGCGACATCGGCCGCGTCGCCGTGTGCGGCGCCGTCAACGAACTCGCCGCCACCGGAGCAGAACCCCGGCACATCGCCCTCGCCCTCGTGCTGGAGGCCGGCCTGCCCATGGACCTCGTCCGCCGCCTCACCGCCTCCGTACGCGCCGCCGCCGCCGAGGCCGGGGTCACCATCGCCGCCGTCGACACCCAGGTCGTCCGCGCCGGCGAGGCCGACCGGGTCTTCGTCACCGCGACCGCCTTCGGCGTCCCCGGCGGACCGCCCCTGGGCGCCCGTCTCGTCCGGCCCGGCGACCGCATCCTGGTGACGGGACCGCTGGGCAGCCACGCCGCCCACCTCGTCTCGCTCCGCGACGGCCTCGGCTACGAGCACCACGTGCCGAGCGACTGCGCGCCCCTGGCCGACCTGCTGCGGGCGGCGCGCCCCGGCGTCCACCACGCCCGGACCGTGACCGCGGGAGGCCTGGCGGAGGTACTGCGCCGGACCGCCGCCGGGCGCGGACTGACCCTGCGGGTGGACGAGGCCGCCCTGCCCGTGCGGTACGAGGCGCGCGTCGCCCTCGCCGCCCGGGGGCTGGCGCCGCTGGACGCGGCCTGCGCCGGCTGCCTGTGCCTGTTCGTCCCGCCGGAGCGCGCCGGGGAGGTCCTCGCGGCCGTGCGCGCGCACCCGTACGGCAGTCAGGCCGCGGTGGTCGGCGAGGTCACCGCCGACCCGATGGGAGAGGTCGAGTACCTCACCCCGGAAGGCTCCGTACGCTCCCACACGGTCGCGCCGGGCTCCCTCCCGCAGCGGCTCCTGTGA